In Acidobacteriota bacterium, the DNA window CAAGGCCACGATCACCAGCGGCTCGACGGCCTGGATCTGTTTGTAGAGGAAGGGACCGCACTGCTCTACTTCCTCAGGCAGCGGGTCGCGGTTGTCGGGAGGGCGGCACTTGAGGATGTTGGCCACGTAGACCTGGTCGCGGTAGAGATCGATGGCCCGGATGATCTTGCTCAGCAGCTTGCCGGCGGCGCCCACGAAGGGCAAGCCCAATTCGTCCTCTTCAGATCCCGGCGCTTCACCCACGAAGAGCAGGTCGGCCGATGGATCCCCGACGCCGAAGACAAGCTGAGTGCGTGTCTGGGAGAGAGGGCAGCGCGTGCAGTCCCCCAGGATACGGCGCACTTCTTCCATCTCGATGGGTTCGGCGGGCAGTTCGGGTACGGAGGTAAACATAGACATGGAATCCTCGCTGAGGGAAGGGGCTTTCTCCTGCGCTGATGAGGCTTGGGCCGATGAGGTCCGGGGCGGCGAGGCCGCAGGGCCGGTCGGCTTGTCTGCGGCCTCGAAGAGGTCGGCTTGGCCCTCCTCCTGTTGGGGGGGAAGGGCATCGAGAAAGGCGGGATCGGCGGCCTGGTCTTCCCAGGGGGCGACCAGATCGCCCCGGGAACTGCTTTTCGTGGCCGACGCCCCCGGCGCAGGGATTCGCAGGTGGGTGACGCCCAACTCGGCGAAGAACTCCAGGTGGTCGGCCAGTTCCTTCATGGGCTCGTT includes these proteins:
- a CDS encoding uracil-DNA glycosylase, producing the protein MKELADHLEFFAELGVTHLRIPAPGASATKSSSRGDLVAPWEDQAADPAFLDALPPQQEEGQADLFEAADKPTGPAASPPRTSSAQASSAQEKAPSLSEDSMSMFTSVPELPAEPIEMEEVRRILGDCTRCPLSQTRTQLVFGVGDPSADLLFVGEAPGSEEDELGLPFVGAAGKLLSKIIRAIDLYRDQVYVANILKCRPPDNRDPLPEEVEQCGPFLYKQIQAVEPLVIVALGRYAAQTLLQTETPISSLRGRFHDFHGIPLMPTFHPSYLLRNPSGKRPVWEDMQAVRSKLKESGSLYYAERS